The Pseudodesulfovibrio sp. zrk46 genome contains a region encoding:
- a CDS encoding META domain-containing protein, whose translation MFARVYSVLLVGLMLAGLLLSAGCGSKEVAPVDTNVVRKELMGKVWKCQQLFSREVSGDVVPTIEFLEDGTVRGTGSCNNYTGTYNLDGESVTFGPMATTKKACPGALGELEYTYFSFLSLITKLKVDGSELELYTDDKPDPMLFTSGSGGLFW comes from the coding sequence ATGTTTGCACGCGTATATTCTGTTTTGTTGGTCGGCCTGATGCTGGCCGGACTTCTTCTTTCTGCCGGCTGCGGCTCCAAAGAGGTCGCACCTGTTGATACCAATGTTGTCCGCAAAGAGCTGATGGGCAAGGTCTGGAAGTGTCAGCAGCTGTTCAGCCGCGAGGTTTCCGGAGATGTTGTCCCCACCATCGAGTTTCTGGAAGATGGTACTGTTCGCGGTACTGGTAGCTGTAACAATTACACAGGTACTTATAACCTTGATGGTGAATCAGTGACCTTTGGTCCCATGGCCACTACGAAAAAGGCGTGTCCCGGTGCATTGGGTGAACTTGAGTACACCTACTTCTCCTTCCTCTCCCTTATCACCAAGCTCAAGGTTGATGGCAGTGAGTTGGAACTCTATACCGATGACAAGCCGGATCCCATGCTTTTTACCTCTGGTAGCGGTGGATTGTTCTGGTAG
- a CDS encoding META domain-containing protein — translation MQLASIPRLVMAALLLAALVGCAAHKQEAVPSKPVLSDKEIITRLAGPVWVAEYIHGKPVIDMSHSSMVFTGDGIVSGRGGCNSYRGTYKMQGGKLSFGPIASTMMMCGPAVGDQEMRFFQSLGQPQAVEFENGLLRLVPEEGEASVFAPHEME, via the coding sequence ATGCAATTGGCTTCAATACCGCGTTTAGTCATGGCGGCATTGCTGTTGGCCGCTCTGGTCGGATGTGCCGCCCACAAGCAGGAGGCCGTGCCTTCCAAGCCTGTCCTTTCCGATAAGGAGATTATTACTCGTCTGGCCGGACCAGTCTGGGTTGCCGAGTACATTCACGGCAAGCCTGTCATCGACATGAGCCACAGCTCCATGGTCTTCACTGGGGACGGGATAGTCTCCGGCAGGGGCGGATGTAATTCTTATAGAGGTACTTACAAGATGCAGGGCGGGAAATTGTCTTTCGGCCCCATTGCCTCGACCATGATGATGTGTGGTCCGGCCGTGGGTGATCAGGAGATGCGGTTTTTCCAGTCTTTGGGCCAGCCGCAGGCCGTTGAATTCGAGAACGGTTTGCTCCGGTTGGTGCCAGAAGAGGGCGAAGCCTCTGTTTTTGCCCCGCATGAAATGGAATAA
- a CDS encoding glycoside hydrolase family 3 N-terminal domain-containing protein, producing the protein MFARLLLSLLILLLTAIPSMAADLDTMIGQMLLAGFRGYTVDAKSPIIRDIRDYHLGGVILFDYDVELGKPERNIKSPEQVSKLTEDLDAAASLPLFISVDQEGGRVQRLKPAYGFPSTPSAQELGAGEDERVLLAGRSVGRTLQDAGFNVDFAPVADVNVDPDSPAIGKIGRSFSADPNRVALCDRLFLHGLAENYVIGCLKHFPGHGSAGADSHLGMVDVTQTWSEAELIPYRKLIGNGTAKMIMTAHIFNAKLDPKYPATLSHKVITGILRDQLGYNGVVVTDDMNMRAITDHYGQEEAIRLAIEAGADILLFGNNLRFDPDIVPKAHGIIKQLVKDGKVSEARIAQSYARIMRLKDGMD; encoded by the coding sequence ATGTTCGCACGCCTTCTTCTCAGTCTATTGATATTGCTTCTGACCGCCATCCCCAGCATGGCGGCCGACCTCGACACCATGATCGGCCAGATGCTCCTGGCAGGCTTTCGTGGATACACCGTGGACGCCAAGAGCCCCATCATCCGTGACATCCGCGACTACCATCTCGGCGGCGTCATTCTCTTCGACTATGATGTGGAACTGGGCAAACCGGAACGCAATATCAAGAGCCCCGAACAGGTGAGCAAACTGACCGAAGACTTGGACGCAGCCGCTTCCCTGCCGCTCTTCATTTCAGTGGATCAGGAAGGCGGCCGGGTGCAACGGCTCAAGCCCGCATACGGCTTCCCGTCCACTCCCTCTGCACAGGAGCTGGGCGCTGGCGAGGATGAACGCGTACTTCTGGCTGGCCGGTCCGTGGGCCGCACCCTGCAGGACGCCGGATTCAACGTCGACTTCGCCCCTGTGGCTGACGTCAATGTCGATCCTGACAGCCCGGCCATCGGCAAAATTGGCCGCAGTTTTTCCGCCGATCCCAACCGCGTTGCCCTATGTGACCGCCTCTTCCTGCACGGCTTGGCCGAGAACTATGTCATCGGTTGCCTCAAACATTTCCCCGGTCATGGCAGCGCAGGGGCAGATAGCCACCTCGGCATGGTAGACGTTACCCAGACCTGGTCGGAAGCAGAGCTCATCCCTTACCGGAAACTCATCGGCAACGGCACGGCAAAGATGATCATGACCGCCCATATTTTCAATGCGAAGCTCGATCCCAAGTACCCCGCCACCCTCTCTCACAAAGTGATCACCGGCATCCTGCGCGACCAGCTCGGCTACAACGGCGTGGTCGTCACCGACGACATGAACATGCGTGCCATCACCGATCATTACGGTCAGGAGGAAGCCATCCGACTGGCTATCGAAGCCGGAGCCGACATCCTGCTCTTCGGCAACAACCTCCGGTTCGATCCGGACATCGTTCCCAAGGCGCACGGCATCATCAAACAGTTGGTAAAAGATGGAAAGGTGAGTGAGGCGAGGATAGCACAATCCTATGCGCGGATCATGCGGTTGAAGGATGGGATGGACTAG
- a CDS encoding NAD-dependent deacylase — protein sequence MQADIEMVKALLDGSKRVVVLTGAGVSAESGVPTFRGVDGLWKNYRAEDLARPDAFEAHPELVWEFYNWRRELVGDCQPNPAHYALVEMEKQISNFLLITQNVDGLHARAGSRKLIEMHGSLWQLKCTTCTHAREDFSELPPLPECPVCGHLLRPGVVWFGEPLIPGVLKVSIDQINKADVFLSIGTSSLVQPAASFYQLAKDHGAITVEINIEPTPNTGFMDFALHGKAGDILPELVTGLGEF from the coding sequence ATGCAGGCCGATATTGAAATGGTGAAAGCGCTGCTTGATGGCAGCAAGAGAGTCGTTGTTTTAACCGGAGCAGGCGTTTCTGCTGAGAGTGGTGTGCCTACATTTCGTGGTGTGGATGGGCTCTGGAAAAACTATCGGGCAGAGGATCTTGCGCGGCCGGATGCGTTTGAAGCCCATCCTGAGTTGGTGTGGGAGTTCTACAATTGGCGGCGCGAATTGGTGGGCGATTGTCAGCCCAACCCTGCTCATTACGCGTTGGTAGAGATGGAGAAACAGATTTCAAATTTCCTGCTCATCACCCAGAATGTTGATGGCCTGCATGCTCGCGCAGGTAGTCGGAAACTTATCGAAATGCATGGTTCCTTGTGGCAGTTGAAGTGCACAACCTGTACCCATGCGCGTGAAGACTTCAGCGAATTACCGCCGCTTCCGGAGTGTCCGGTGTGTGGTCATCTGCTGCGTCCCGGCGTCGTGTGGTTTGGTGAACCTCTGATCCCCGGAGTGCTCAAGGTCTCCATTGATCAGATCAACAAAGCGGACGTGTTTCTGTCTATTGGGACTTCAAGTCTTGTTCAGCCTGCTGCATCATTCTATCAACTCGCCAAGGATCACGGTGCAATAACCGTTGAGATTAATATCGAACCTACGCCGAATACCGGGTTTATGGACTTTGCCCTGCATGGAAAAGCCGGAGATATTTTGCCTGAATTGGTAACAGGGTTGGGAGAATTTTAA